From one Micromonospora siamensis genomic stretch:
- a CDS encoding RNA polymerase sigma factor, translated as MTGELNEAVAAAQAGDEDAFRFLYRTLQPGLLRYLTALVGVDAEDVASEAWLQISRDLPTFAGGEFRAWTVTIARNRAMDHLRRQRRRPSLPVPVQALSELAGDADTEERAGETIGTESALAMIATLPPREAEAVLLRAVIGLDAQTAGRVLGRRPGAVRTAAHRGLRRLAAMMERHDQSPPPATAEGTPPRPRSGRGRQAPDTSRAEPADG; from the coding sequence ATGACGGGTGAGCTGAACGAGGCCGTCGCCGCCGCGCAGGCAGGGGACGAGGACGCGTTCCGCTTCCTCTACCGCACTCTCCAGCCGGGCCTGCTGCGCTACCTGACCGCGCTGGTCGGCGTGGACGCCGAGGACGTCGCCTCGGAGGCGTGGTTGCAGATCTCCCGCGACCTGCCGACCTTCGCCGGGGGCGAGTTCCGCGCCTGGACGGTGACGATCGCCCGGAACCGGGCGATGGACCATCTGCGCCGCCAACGCCGGCGCCCGTCGCTGCCGGTGCCGGTGCAGGCGCTCAGTGAGCTGGCCGGGGACGCCGACACCGAGGAGCGGGCCGGCGAGACGATCGGCACCGAGTCGGCGCTCGCCATGATCGCCACCCTGCCTCCGCGCGAGGCCGAGGCGGTGCTGCTGCGCGCCGTCATCGGGCTGGACGCCCAGACCGCCGGCCGGGTGCTGGGCCGCCGACCCGGGGCCGTCCGCACCGCCGCCCACCGCGGTCTGCGCCGGCTCGCCGCGATGATGGAACGACACGACCAGTCCCCACCGCCCGCCACGGCCGAGGGGACGCCCCCTCGGCCGCGCAGCGGCCGGGGCCGGCAGGCGCCCGACACCTCGCGGGCCGAACCGGCGGACGGGTGA
- the egtA gene encoding ergothioneine biosynthesis glutamate--cysteine ligase EgtA yields the protein MVTMPGLDRPVLREADAAARHLARICFKTGPPVHTGVELEWTVHDAADPARPVDPDRLRRALGRHSPTTLDGGSPAEPLAHGGAVTVEPGGQVEISTPPRPSVAALISATERDIDQLTGLLEAGGLVLGDTGIDPWRVPRPVVETPRYRAMRCVFDRRGPAGRTMMYSTAGLQVCLDAGEAPELPARWAAVHAVGPPLLAAFATADRHAGRRTGWASARMAAWLAIDPARTRPVWSPHRADRDPVAAWTEYVLAAPLLCLRGAGTDWTPPAGVTFADWIDGALPRPPTTDDLDYHVSTLFPPVRPRGYLEIRYLDAQPDRDWRIALAVLAALFAEPGTVAAALDAAGPVGDRWHAAARYGLADPPLARAAAALFELALSALPRLHLPADVHEETSRGIRRRLAAAERGLR from the coding sequence TTGGTGACGATGCCCGGACTGGACCGGCCCGTCCTGCGGGAGGCGGACGCCGCCGCCCGCCACCTCGCCCGGATCTGCTTCAAGACCGGGCCGCCGGTCCACACCGGCGTGGAACTGGAATGGACCGTGCACGACGCCGCCGACCCCGCGCGCCCGGTCGACCCGGATCGGCTCCGCAGGGCGTTGGGGCGGCACAGCCCGACCACCCTCGACGGCGGCAGCCCGGCCGAGCCACTGGCCCACGGCGGGGCCGTGACGGTGGAGCCCGGCGGGCAGGTGGAGATCTCCACCCCACCGCGACCCTCGGTCGCCGCGCTGATCAGCGCCACCGAGCGGGACATCGACCAGTTGACCGGCCTGCTGGAGGCGGGCGGACTGGTCCTCGGGGACACCGGCATCGACCCCTGGCGGGTCCCGCGCCCGGTGGTCGAGACTCCCCGTTACCGGGCCATGCGATGCGTGTTCGACCGCCGCGGTCCGGCCGGTCGCACCATGATGTACAGCACCGCCGGGCTTCAGGTCTGCCTCGATGCCGGAGAGGCGCCGGAGCTGCCGGCCCGGTGGGCCGCGGTGCACGCCGTCGGCCCGCCGCTGCTCGCCGCGTTCGCCACCGCCGACCGGCACGCCGGCCGCCGGACCGGATGGGCGTCGGCCCGGATGGCCGCCTGGCTGGCCATCGACCCGGCCCGGACCCGACCGGTCTGGTCGCCGCACCGCGCCGACCGGGATCCGGTCGCCGCCTGGACGGAGTACGTCCTGGCCGCGCCCCTGCTGTGCCTGCGGGGCGCCGGCACCGACTGGACCCCGCCGGCCGGGGTGACCTTCGCCGACTGGATCGACGGCGCACTGCCCCGGCCACCCACCACCGACGACCTGGACTACCACGTCAGCACCCTGTTCCCACCGGTACGCCCCCGCGGCTACCTGGAGATCCGCTACCTCGACGCCCAGCCCGACCGGGACTGGCGGATCGCCCTCGCGGTGCTGGCGGCCCTGTTCGCCGAGCCCGGCACGGTCGCCGCGGCTCTCGACGCCGCCGGTCCGGTCGGCGACCGGTGGCACGCCGCCGCCCGCTACGGACTGGCCGACCCGCCGCTGGCCCGGGCCGCCGCGGCGCTGTTCGAGCTGGCGCTGTCCGCGCTGCCGAGACTGCACCTGCCCGCCGACGTGCACGAGGAGACCAGCCGAGGGATCCGGCGGCGGCTCGCCGCCGCGGAGAGGGGACTGCGGTGA
- a CDS encoding response regulator: MTVRIVIADDQALVRAGFRMVLDSQPDLEVVGEAIDGADALRVVERTRPDLVVMDVRMPTMDGVEATRRICLDRPAGPPRVLVLTTFDSEEDAFAALRAGASGFLLKNVPPEELLAAIRVVAAGDSVVAPPITRRLLDRFAGQLGPGPAEDPRLALLTDREREVLLLVAEGLSNAEIAARVHVAEATVKTHVGRILAKLRLRDRVQAVVLAYESGLVVPGS, translated from the coding sequence ATGACGGTGCGGATCGTGATCGCGGACGACCAGGCGCTGGTGCGGGCGGGCTTCCGGATGGTGCTGGACTCCCAGCCCGACCTGGAGGTGGTCGGCGAGGCGATCGACGGCGCCGACGCGCTGCGGGTGGTCGAACGGACCCGCCCCGACCTGGTGGTGATGGACGTCCGGATGCCGACCATGGACGGGGTGGAGGCGACTCGGCGGATCTGCCTGGACCGGCCGGCCGGCCCGCCGCGGGTGCTGGTGCTGACCACCTTCGACTCCGAGGAGGACGCGTTCGCCGCGCTCCGGGCCGGGGCGAGCGGCTTCCTGCTCAAGAACGTGCCGCCGGAGGAGCTGCTCGCCGCGATCCGGGTGGTCGCGGCCGGCGACTCGGTCGTCGCCCCGCCGATCACCCGCCGCCTGCTGGACCGGTTCGCCGGCCAGCTCGGCCCGGGGCCCGCCGAGGACCCGCGGCTGGCCCTGCTGACCGACCGGGAACGGGAGGTGCTGCTGCTGGTGGCGGAGGGGTTGTCGAACGCGGAGATCGCCGCCCGGGTGCACGTCGCCGAGGCGACCGTGAAGACGCACGTCGGGCGGATCCTGGCGAAGCTGCGGCTGCGCGACCGGGTGCAGGCGGTGGTCCTGGCGTACGAGAGCGGGCTGGTCGTCCCGGGCAGCTGA
- the egtD gene encoding L-histidine N(alpha)-methyltransferase, whose translation MSAEPLEIYLEEQDIGRSLREDVRAGLTARPKWLPPKWFYDARGSELFEEITRLPEYYPTRAERTVLAERAGEIAECTGAKTLIELGSGSSEKTRLLLDAFTRRGGLGTFVPLDVSVSALRQSTAQIATDYPGLRVRGIVGDFTRQLDRLPTGGRRLVAFLGGTIGNLLPIERVEFLTAMRAALEAGDWLLIGTDLVKDPAVIVPAYDDAAGVTADFNRNVLRVINRELGADFDTDAFDHVAVWDPEQEWIEMRLRARRPMRVRVLDLDVEFAAGEELRTEISAKFRPERIRAELAGAGFVTERFWTDPDGLFGVSLARAD comes from the coding sequence ATGAGCGCGGAGCCACTGGAGATCTACCTGGAGGAGCAGGACATCGGGCGGAGCCTGCGGGAGGACGTCCGGGCCGGGCTGACCGCCCGACCCAAGTGGCTGCCACCGAAGTGGTTCTACGACGCCCGGGGCAGCGAGCTGTTCGAGGAGATCACCCGGCTGCCGGAGTACTACCCGACCCGGGCCGAGCGGACGGTGCTGGCCGAACGGGCCGGCGAGATCGCCGAGTGCACCGGCGCGAAGACCCTGATCGAGCTCGGCTCCGGCTCGTCGGAGAAGACCCGGCTGCTGCTGGACGCCTTCACCCGGCGCGGCGGCCTGGGCACCTTCGTCCCGCTGGACGTATCGGTCAGCGCGTTGCGCCAGTCCACGGCGCAGATCGCCACCGACTACCCGGGGCTGCGGGTCCGCGGCATCGTCGGGGACTTCACCCGGCAGTTGGACCGGCTGCCCACCGGCGGGCGGCGGCTGGTGGCCTTCCTGGGTGGCACCATCGGCAACCTGCTGCCGATCGAGCGGGTCGAGTTCCTCACCGCGATGCGCGCCGCCCTGGAGGCCGGTGACTGGCTGCTGATCGGCACCGACCTGGTGAAGGACCCGGCGGTGATCGTGCCCGCGTACGACGACGCGGCCGGGGTGACGGCGGACTTCAACCGCAACGTGCTGCGGGTGATCAACCGGGAGCTGGGCGCCGACTTCGACACCGACGCGTTCGACCACGTCGCCGTCTGGGACCCGGAGCAGGAGTGGATCGAGATGCGGCTGCGGGCCCGCCGCCCGATGCGGGTACGCGTGCTGGACCTGGACGTCGAGTTCGCCGCGGGGGAGGAGCTGCGTACCGAGATCTCGGCGAAGTTCCGCCCGGAGCGGATCCGGGCCGAACTGGCGGGGGCGGGCTTCGTCACCGAGCGCTTCTGGACCGACCCGGACGGCCTGTTCGGGGTGAGCCTGGCCCGCGCGG
- a CDS encoding sensor histidine kinase, giving the protein MNRTVLGRPLRSVAFDVAVCALVVLFAVAGAAAQPGGWVATLVGAVMAVAVLFRRSHPSMVAVVVGLLALVQVLAGWGPLAYDVAVLVALYSVVAYADRLRDGVIAGAVAAVGVLLAAGTTVSPAPWWISAIWFGLVTGGVWLAAVNVRTRRLYVRSLEERAATLEREREAEARAAVAGERARIARELHDVVAHSMAVMIAQADGARFTFDRDPDRAREAVRVVADTGRQALGEMRRLVGVLREPEPDVAEVVPEPTHRRAAVAELPALLDRFRAAGLRTTYTAPAEPALPPGLELTVYRVVQEALTNALKHAGPGAAVTVELTRDDQAVVVRVVDDGRGRRPERPAPPGGHGLVGMRERVGVYEGSLAVGPRPGGGWRVEARLPLPAADPEGSTA; this is encoded by the coding sequence GTGAACCGCACCGTCCTCGGCCGCCCGCTGCGCTCCGTCGCCTTCGACGTCGCCGTCTGCGCGCTCGTGGTGCTCTTCGCCGTCGCCGGCGCGGCCGCCCAGCCGGGCGGCTGGGTGGCGACGCTGGTCGGCGCGGTGATGGCGGTGGCGGTGCTGTTCCGCCGCTCCCACCCGTCGATGGTGGCCGTGGTGGTCGGGCTGCTCGCCCTGGTCCAGGTGCTCGCCGGGTGGGGGCCGCTGGCCTACGACGTCGCCGTGCTGGTCGCCCTCTACAGCGTCGTCGCCTACGCCGACCGGCTGCGCGACGGGGTGATCGCCGGCGCGGTGGCCGCCGTCGGCGTGCTGCTGGCCGCCGGCACGACGGTCAGTCCGGCCCCGTGGTGGATCAGCGCGATCTGGTTCGGCCTGGTCACCGGGGGAGTGTGGCTCGCGGCGGTCAACGTGCGCACCCGCCGGCTCTACGTACGCAGCCTGGAGGAACGCGCGGCCACCCTGGAACGCGAGCGGGAGGCCGAGGCCCGGGCGGCGGTGGCCGGGGAACGCGCCCGGATCGCCCGGGAGCTGCACGACGTGGTGGCGCACAGCATGGCCGTGATGATCGCCCAGGCCGACGGCGCCCGCTTCACCTTCGACCGCGACCCGGACCGGGCCCGCGAGGCGGTCCGGGTGGTCGCCGACACCGGCCGGCAGGCGTTGGGGGAGATGCGCCGCCTGGTCGGCGTGCTGCGGGAGCCGGAGCCGGACGTCGCCGAGGTGGTGCCCGAGCCGACGCACCGCCGGGCGGCGGTCGCCGAACTGCCCGCGCTGCTGGACCGCTTCCGCGCCGCCGGGCTGCGGACCACGTACACCGCCCCCGCCGAGCCGGCCCTGCCACCCGGGCTGGAGCTGACCGTGTACCGGGTGGTGCAGGAGGCGCTGACCAACGCGCTCAAGCACGCCGGCCCGGGGGCCGCCGTCACGGTCGAGCTGACTCGCGACGACCAGGCCGTGGTGGTCCGGGTGGTCGACGACGGTCGGGGCCGCCGACCGGAGCGGCCCGCGCCGCCCGGCGGGCACGGCCTGGTGGGCATGCGCGAGCGGGTCGGGGTGTACGAGGGCAGTCTGGCCGTCGGCCCCCGCCCGGGCGGGGGTTGGCGGGTGGAGGCGCGGCTGCCGCTGCCGGCGGCGGACCCGGAGGGGAGTACGGCATGA
- the egtB gene encoding ergothioneine biosynthesis protein EgtB, with product MTITDQPEAERLRGRIATELGRTRERTALLTDAVDDADLVRQHSPLMSPLVWDLAHVGNQEELWLVRDVGRRPPVRQDIDDLYDAFKQPRKDRPSLPLLPPGEARAYVAQVRDKVYDLLDRTRFTDRKLVEDGFAFGMIVQHEQQHDETMLATHQLRSGPAVLHAPPPPEPAARVAGEVLVPAGPFTMGTSTDPWALDNERPAHTVELPAYVIDAAPVTNGDYRRFIAEGGYDDPRWWSEEGWRHRVEADLTAPMHWRRDGDGWAYRRFGRWSAVRDDEPVVHVCFHEAQAYATWAGRRLPTEAEWEKAARWDPATGRSRRYPWGDEDPTSAHANLDQRHLWPAPVGAYPGGASPLGVHQLIGDVWEWTSTTFRGHPGFTAFPYREYSEAFFGDDHRVLRGGSFGTDRSACRGTFRNWDYPIRRQIFSGFRCARDATVEEARG from the coding sequence GTGACCATCACCGACCAACCGGAGGCCGAGCGGCTGCGCGGCCGGATCGCGACGGAGCTGGGGCGTACCCGGGAGCGGACCGCCCTGCTGACCGACGCGGTGGACGACGCGGACCTGGTGCGGCAGCACTCGCCGCTGATGTCGCCGCTGGTCTGGGACCTCGCCCACGTCGGCAACCAGGAGGAACTCTGGCTGGTCCGCGACGTCGGCCGCCGTCCACCGGTCCGCCAGGACATCGACGACCTCTACGACGCCTTCAAACAGCCCCGCAAGGACCGCCCGTCCCTGCCGCTGCTGCCGCCCGGCGAGGCGCGGGCGTACGTGGCCCAGGTCCGGGACAAGGTCTACGACCTGCTCGACCGCACCCGGTTCACCGACCGCAAGCTGGTCGAGGACGGGTTCGCGTTCGGGATGATCGTGCAGCACGAGCAGCAGCACGACGAGACGATGCTCGCCACCCACCAGCTGCGCTCCGGGCCGGCGGTGCTGCACGCCCCGCCGCCGCCGGAGCCGGCCGCGCGGGTGGCCGGCGAGGTGCTGGTGCCGGCCGGGCCGTTCACCATGGGCACCTCGACCGACCCGTGGGCGCTGGACAACGAGCGCCCGGCGCACACCGTCGAGCTGCCCGCGTACGTCATCGACGCGGCCCCGGTCACCAACGGGGACTACCGGCGGTTCATCGCCGAGGGCGGGTACGACGACCCGCGCTGGTGGAGCGAGGAGGGGTGGCGGCACCGGGTCGAGGCCGACCTGACCGCGCCGATGCACTGGCGACGCGACGGCGACGGCTGGGCGTACCGGCGCTTCGGCCGCTGGTCGGCGGTCCGCGACGACGAGCCGGTGGTGCACGTCTGCTTCCACGAGGCGCAGGCGTACGCGACCTGGGCGGGCAGGCGGCTGCCGACCGAGGCCGAGTGGGAGAAGGCGGCCCGGTGGGATCCGGCCACCGGGCGGTCCCGCCGCTACCCGTGGGGAGACGAGGACCCCACCTCCGCGCACGCCAACCTCGACCAGCGGCACCTGTGGCCGGCGCCGGTGGGCGCGTACCCGGGCGGGGCCTCGCCGCTGGGGGTGCACCAGCTCATCGGCGACGTCTGGGAGTGGACCTCGACGACCTTCCGTGGGCATCCCGGCTTCACGGCCTTCCCCTACCGGGAATACTCCGAGGCCTTCTTCGGCGACGACCACCGGGTGCTGCGCGGCGGTTCGTTCGGCACCGACCGCTCCGCCTGCCGGGGCACCTTCCGCAACTGGGACTACCCGATCCGGCGGCAGATCTTCAGCGGCTTCCGTTGTGCCCGGGACGCCACCGTCGAGGAGGCCCGCGGGTGA
- a CDS encoding serine/threonine-protein kinase encodes MLSSGVVLSGRYRLDERVATGGMGDVWRATDQVLGRQVAVKVLLPALVSDPDFIARFRAEARIMAALRNPGIVQVFDCGEDDLPDGSRADYLVMEFVEGEPLSRRIEAAGRLGVAETMSVVAQAAQALHAAHAGGIVHRDVKPSNLLVQEDGTVVLVDFGVARSANVTSITSTNAVPGTALYMAPEQASGRPVSGATDIYALGAVAYCCLTGGPPFTGENPLQVAVRHLDDEPPPLPEEIPAPVRDLVTRALAKEPTDRFATGAAMAEAARAAVADPSAPTAVSAVPLRGATDTRDDIPVVPAAAVATPTASRVRRGPLVGAVAAVLVAMASLAAALAVMNPTGGPPAVDIRSPAPAAVPSGEPSRPRQGGGGNAESEVVQPIGRPGGGYNNRPSETVSGSPRPTASATAASPSPSASSAPASPSATTTTSAPAPTATSTSPAAPVDPAPTTTEPTVTTEPVPTDPPAPTEAPVEPPAG; translated from the coding sequence GTGTTGTCTTCGGGAGTCGTGCTCAGCGGTCGGTACCGCCTGGACGAACGTGTCGCCACCGGCGGCATGGGTGACGTCTGGCGGGCCACCGACCAGGTGCTCGGGCGGCAGGTCGCCGTAAAGGTCCTGCTCCCGGCGCTGGTCTCCGACCCCGACTTCATCGCCCGCTTCCGGGCCGAGGCCCGGATCATGGCCGCGCTGCGCAACCCCGGCATCGTGCAGGTCTTCGACTGCGGCGAGGACGATCTCCCCGACGGCAGCCGGGCCGACTACCTGGTGATGGAGTTCGTCGAGGGCGAGCCGCTGTCCCGGCGGATCGAGGCCGCCGGCCGGCTCGGCGTGGCCGAGACCATGTCGGTGGTGGCCCAGGCGGCGCAGGCGCTGCACGCCGCGCACGCCGGCGGCATCGTGCACCGTGACGTCAAGCCGAGCAACCTGCTGGTCCAGGAGGACGGCACCGTCGTCCTGGTCGACTTCGGCGTGGCCCGGTCGGCCAACGTCACCAGCATCACCAGCACCAACGCGGTCCCGGGCACCGCGCTCTACATGGCGCCCGAGCAGGCGTCCGGTCGTCCCGTCTCGGGCGCGACGGACATCTACGCCCTCGGCGCGGTGGCCTACTGCTGCCTGACCGGCGGGCCGCCCTTCACCGGCGAGAACCCGCTCCAGGTCGCCGTCCGGCACCTCGACGACGAGCCGCCGCCGCTGCCGGAGGAGATCCCGGCACCGGTGCGGGACCTGGTGACCCGCGCCCTCGCCAAGGAGCCGACCGACCGCTTCGCCACCGGCGCGGCGATGGCGGAGGCCGCCCGGGCCGCCGTCGCCGATCCGTCCGCGCCGACCGCCGTGTCGGCCGTTCCGCTGCGCGGCGCCACCGACACCCGCGACGACATTCCGGTCGTCCCGGCCGCCGCCGTGGCGACGCCGACGGCCAGCCGGGTCCGGCGCGGACCCCTGGTCGGGGCGGTCGCCGCGGTGCTGGTCGCCATGGCGAGCCTCGCCGCGGCGCTGGCTGTCATGAACCCGACCGGTGGGCCACCCGCGGTCGACATCAGGAGCCCCGCGCCCGCGGCGGTGCCCAGCGGCGAACCTTCCCGGCCACGGCAGGGCGGCGGCGGGAACGCCGAGTCCGAGGTGGTCCAGCCGATCGGCCGGCCGGGCGGGGGCTACAACAACCGGCCCAGCGAGACCGTCAGCGGGTCGCCCCGACCCACGGCGTCCGCCACCGCGGCCTCGCCCTCGCCGAGCGCGTCCAGCGCACCGGCCTCGCCGTCCGCCACCACGACGACCAGCGCGCCGGCGCCGACCGCCACCAGCACCTCCCCGGCCGCCCCGGTCGACCCGGCGCCCACCACGACCGAGCCGACCGTCACCACCGAGCCGGTGCCCACCGACCCGCCGGCGCCGACCGAGGCGCCGGTCGAGCCACCGGCCGGCTGA
- the egtC gene encoding ergothioneine biosynthesis protein EgtC: MCRHLAYLGPPVTLRSLLLDPPYSLLRQSWAPRDMRGGGTVNADGFGVGWYPRDPAPGQRRESGGEPARGAGTPVRYRRDTPIWSDPTLPELAAATSSGAVLAAVRSATVGMPVVATAAAPFGEGRWLFSHNGVVRGWPDSVAGLAAELPVRDLLTLDAPTDSALLWAMVRHRLRAGVEPAEAVAATVAAVAAVAPDSRLNLLLTDGSTVVASVAGHALSVRATAEAVLLASEPSDDDPGWRPVPDGRLVVATATGVRVSALVGA; encoded by the coding sequence ATGTGCCGGCACCTGGCGTACCTCGGGCCGCCGGTCACCCTGCGGTCGCTGCTGCTCGACCCGCCGTACTCGCTGCTGCGCCAGTCCTGGGCGCCGCGCGACATGCGCGGCGGGGGGACGGTCAACGCCGACGGGTTCGGGGTCGGCTGGTATCCCCGCGACCCGGCGCCGGGGCAGCGACGGGAGAGCGGGGGCGAGCCCGCGCGCGGCGCCGGCACGCCGGTGCGGTACCGGCGGGACACGCCGATCTGGAGCGACCCGACGCTGCCGGAGCTGGCGGCGGCGACCAGCAGCGGCGCGGTGCTGGCCGCCGTCCGGTCGGCGACCGTCGGGATGCCGGTGGTGGCCACCGCGGCGGCGCCCTTCGGTGAGGGTCGCTGGCTGTTCAGCCACAACGGGGTGGTCCGCGGCTGGCCGGACTCGGTGGCCGGGCTCGCCGCCGAGCTGCCGGTGCGCGACCTGCTGACCCTGGACGCGCCGACCGACTCGGCGCTGCTCTGGGCGATGGTCCGGCACCGGCTGCGGGCGGGCGTCGAGCCGGCCGAGGCGGTCGCCGCGACCGTCGCCGCGGTGGCCGCGGTCGCCCCCGACTCGCGGCTGAACCTGCTGCTCACCGACGGGAGCACGGTGGTGGCGAGTGTGGCCGGGCACGCGTTGTCGGTCCGCGCCACGGCGGAGGCGGTGCTGCTGGCCTCCGAGCCGTCGGACGACGACCCGGGCTGGCGTCCGGTGCCGGACGGTCGGCTGGTGGTGGCCACCGCGACCGGCGTGCGGGTGAGCGCCCTGGTGGGCGCGTGA
- a CDS encoding FtsX-like permease family protein: MSVPPAPPAARGRHPRPGRRSHAAPPTGLLRVTLRTLRAEASRSALCALAVVLGVAFLAGTLMVTDGMRAGAYDRAGAFDRHTDLGVYAGTAALPPALVDRVRAVPGVAAAAGELTAQGGLLGADGRPLLGYALLAAVPTEPALRSYDVVAGRLPGHPGEVVLDAPTVARQGFRLGAPVRVGGGGGAARAYTLVGTVDVAGSVRDVGGPFIGLVGSDALAASGASGYGRILVAAAPGTPIAALTVRVADVVGAAGTVRTRQQILDAAVAEAVRDVRQFSMVLLAFAAVAVVVAAFVIANTFTIVLAQRTRRTALLRVVGAGRGQLFRAALLEAGVLGLLSSALGVLAGVGLAVVLRRVGAALDVPTGSGGAVAVRTPTVLGCLAVGTLTTLVAAALPAWQGSRVPPVAALTDGAVAPARRPGRVRLAAGAVTLAAGGGALAAAVAGGQVLLVAAGGILTFLGVVLYGPLLVPALVRLCALPLRPLLGATATLAVADAVRNPRRTSATAGALVVGVSLVAAFVVGAASVKASIERAVDSRIGVDYLVTGIGGDLPPGVTAALAARPELGVVHEQRSRVVDGVEVRAAHPALVARSAGEVLEGSRSDLRPGRVLVHRELARERGWTVGSPVSVAGRRFEVAAVVAGDDSLGGMRGVPTGHVLELPDADFAALFPAERGFLTEVQPAAGVPAYRARAAIEQVLRAYPTVNLLDRAAYKRMLTGTVDMLLGLVTVLLGLAVVIALVGVANTLGLSVLERAREHAVLRAVGLSRARLRLLLALEAALTAAAGALLGVAVGVLVAGAAMGALARIAGGFTLTLPWGRLGLLVAAALLAAVAASVLPARRALARPVVAALGAE, translated from the coding sequence ATGTCCGTTCCACCAGCGCCGCCCGCCGCCCGGGGGCGGCACCCGCGTCCGGGGCGCCGGTCCCACGCCGCGCCGCCCACCGGTCTGCTCCGGGTCACCCTGCGCACGCTGCGGGCCGAGGCGTCCCGGTCGGCGCTGTGCGCGCTCGCCGTCGTGCTCGGCGTCGCCTTCCTGGCCGGCACGCTGATGGTCACCGACGGGATGCGCGCCGGGGCGTACGACCGGGCCGGGGCCTTCGACCGGCACACCGACCTCGGGGTGTACGCCGGGACGGCCGCCCTGCCACCGGCGCTGGTGGACCGGGTGCGGGCGGTGCCCGGGGTGGCCGCCGCGGCGGGGGAGCTGACCGCCCAGGGCGGCCTGCTCGGCGCCGACGGGCGGCCGCTGCTCGGCTACGCCCTGCTCGCCGCCGTGCCCACCGAACCGGCCCTGCGCTCGTACGACGTGGTGGCCGGCCGGTTGCCCGGTCACCCGGGCGAGGTGGTGCTCGACGCGCCGACGGTGGCCCGGCAGGGGTTCCGGCTCGGCGCCCCGGTCCGGGTCGGTGGGGGCGGCGGCGCGGCCCGGGCGTACACCCTGGTCGGCACGGTCGACGTGGCCGGCAGCGTACGCGACGTCGGCGGCCCGTTCATCGGCCTGGTCGGCTCCGACGCCTTGGCGGCCTCCGGGGCGTCCGGTTACGGCCGGATCCTCGTGGCCGCCGCGCCGGGTACGCCCATCGCCGCGCTGACCGTCCGGGTGGCCGACGTGGTGGGTGCTGCGGGCACCGTCCGGACCCGCCAGCAGATCCTCGACGCGGCGGTGGCGGAGGCAGTCCGGGACGTACGCCAGTTCTCCATGGTGCTGCTGGCCTTCGCCGCCGTGGCGGTGGTGGTGGCCGCCTTCGTCATCGCCAACACCTTCACCATCGTGCTGGCCCAGCGGACCCGGCGGACCGCCCTGCTGCGGGTGGTGGGTGCCGGCCGGGGCCAGCTGTTCCGCGCGGCGCTGCTGGAGGCCGGGGTGCTCGGCCTGCTCTCCTCGGCGCTCGGGGTGCTGGCCGGGGTCGGGTTGGCGGTCGTCCTGCGGCGGGTCGGCGCCGCGCTCGACGTGCCCACCGGTTCGGGCGGGGCCGTCGCGGTGCGGACGCCGACGGTGCTGGGGTGCCTCGCCGTGGGCACGCTGACCACCCTGGTGGCGGCCGCGCTGCCGGCCTGGCAGGGCAGCCGGGTGCCGCCGGTCGCCGCGCTCACCGACGGCGCGGTCGCCCCCGCCCGCCGCCCCGGCCGCGTCCGGCTGGCGGCGGGCGCGGTCACCCTCGCCGCCGGCGGCGGAGCGCTCGCGGCGGCGGTCGCCGGGGGACAGGTCCTCCTCGTCGCGGCTGGCGGGATCCTCACCTTCCTGGGCGTCGTGCTGTACGGCCCGCTGCTGGTGCCCGCCCTGGTGCGGCTCTGCGCCCTGCCGCTGCGGCCACTGCTCGGCGCCACCGCGACGCTCGCCGTCGCCGACGCGGTACGCAACCCGCGGCGCACCTCCGCCACCGCCGGAGCGCTCGTCGTCGGGGTGTCTCTGGTGGCGGCGTTCGTCGTCGGTGCGGCCAGCGTCAAGGCGAGCATCGAACGTGCCGTGGACTCCCGGATCGGGGTCGACTACCTGGTCACCGGGATCGGCGGTGACCTGCCCCCCGGGGTCACCGCCGCGCTGGCCGCCCGCCCCGAGCTGGGTGTGGTGCACGAGCAGCGCAGCCGGGTCGTCGACGGCGTCGAGGTACGCGCCGCCCACCCGGCGCTGGTCGCCCGGTCGGCCGGTGAGGTGCTCGAGGGCAGCCGGAGCGACCTGCGTCCCGGGCGGGTGCTGGTGCACCGGGAACTGGCCCGGGAGCGGGGTTGGACGGTCGGATCACCGGTGAGCGTCGCCGGCCGGCGGTTCGAGGTGGCCGCGGTGGTGGCCGGCGACGATTCGCTCGGCGGCATGCGCGGGGTCCCCACCGGTCACGTCCTCGAGCTGCCGGACGCCGACTTCGCGGCGCTGTTCCCCGCCGAGCGCGGCTTCCTGACCGAGGTGCAACCGGCGGCCGGCGTGCCGGCGTACCGGGCTCGGGCGGCCATCGAGCAGGTCCTGCGGGCGTACCCGACGGTCAACCTGCTGGACCGGGCGGCCTACAAGAGGATGCTCACCGGCACGGTCGACATGCTGCTCGGGCTGGTCACCGTGCTGCTCGGCCTGGCCGTGGTGATCGCGCTGGTCGGGGTGGCCAACACCCTCGGCCTGTCGGTGCTGGAACGCGCGCGGGAGCACGCCGTGCTGCGGGCGGTGGGCCTGAGCCGGGCCCGGCTGCGTCTCCTGCTGGCCCTGGAGGCGGCGCTGACCGCGGCGGCCGGCGCGCTGCTCGGCGTCGCGGTGGGTGTGCTGGTGGCCGGCGCCGCGATGGGTGCGCTGGCCCGGATCGCGGGTGGCTTCACGCTGACGCTGCCCTGGGGTCGGCTGGGCCTGCTGGTCGCCGCGGCGCTGCTGGCGGCCGTGGCCGCGTCGGTGCTGCCCGCCCGGCGGGCGCTGGCCCGACCGGTGGTGGCCGCGCTCGGCGCGGAGTGA